The following is a genomic window from Homalodisca vitripennis isolate AUS2020 chromosome 5, UT_GWSS_2.1, whole genome shotgun sequence.
TAGgcatataaatattgatataatgcCTAGACTAAACCATGGAAGTAGGATGATACATTGAGCGGGGATTAGAAAGCGAGAGAACACACTGTACTATGGGGGTACACACAAAGGCGGTAAGCCGAGTGCCCCGCAATTAGACATGCAATTACTTTCAGTCAGTTATACTATTCGGAAATAATGGTAGTAAATCGGGACAGTTTGAGAAGTTTATGTTTTTGTATGAATGCCTGCATATTTTTGTCTACACGTTATATCGATAACATTTTGATGTATATAGAAGGAATTTTGCACCAATGTAATGAGTGCTATTGAAGAGTGGGTTACAGCTGGTTTTTCACTCTACTTCTAATACACGGAGTGCAATACAAACGTCAAAGTAGACGTTGGTTGACTATAGAAGGCTTctcatacattatatatatactcTTTTTAAGAGTTAGAATGACTAATCATTGGTTTGAAATTGTTcacaacatttaaatacattcttGAGTCTTGAGTAAATCtagagttttattattagtttttattcattattgaTAACTTTTACTCAAACTGAGATTTCGATTCTATGAATCGTCATCCTAgatataattcttatttttagctgAGCCTTTGCACAGATTATCACTCGAGGAGcaggaaaaaatttatttcatctttacGCACGATATCTTGAAGACGAACTGACTTACAGACTTGAGAAACAGGGAGTtcattgatggtgcatgtcaatctATGGTATTTGGCTGATGATTAGtaaaacatcattaaataaaatgatCATTAGTATCTGAAGGAAAGATCAGatttgcagatctctaaacgtagtggtactgatttttttatcactgaacgaaggcaagtgtccgggaaaatcctgtttcctttacaatccttctaatgatcaaaaacaaacttcaaacaaaggattgttaaacattttcatatcggtcttataggtaaccatgacgGTGAAAATCGCTCAAAAAGCAAACAGGTACACAAAATGGGAACAAACGCATGAAATTCCAACATTTACTCTAAATATGTAACCAATCAGGCGCACTACTTTTTGAATctgtgtgtctctgatgtcgaaatgatgctGGAGGTTCGTTTTGAGTGTCTttgttcttcgtcaccgactatttttcgattccttcagacgaacatgactctagattacAGGATTCAAGtgtgcaacagcatcagatttcagatgctgcacgtaagggGAACTGGAATGTTGTCAATTCAACATTCACAAGTGTGAAATGATACATGGATAGTGAGTATTGTTCATATTCAGTACTAAACTAGTTACTTCTCTATTATCTGATCTGAAGAGCTAGTTATCAGATATTAATCTCAACTTCAGAGTTTCAAATATTATGTTCATATTTGTCTTCTCTGCtctttgttttgtatatataagtACTGCCATCAGAATTTTCCCGTTCACACTACGTTGCTCCTGACGATATCCAGGAGTGTGTTTAAACCACTGTAGCTCTCCAGAATGAGTAAAAATTATTCCAgatgttaaacaaatgttaaagGATTCACACAATTTGACGCGATGTTATCCTAAAAATTTGTATTGCATTGTCATTGTATTGACAGCTTAAGACATAGAAATAGAATTGATATGAcatatcaatgtttattttatacttgtttttgtTGAATTCTCATTAATTTCTGAAACATATAATGGTTCACTTGTATTGCCAGTAGGCGCAGAACGATAAATTGGGTATAAAACAAAGGTATTAAAagtgataaatgtaaaaaagacaTTTAATCATTAAGTTTGCCAGGTGGAAAGATAAGAACACCACTTCGATATATGGACACAGTCAAGGGAGCTAGAAGATGATGTAGTGAGCCCAAGGTCACATTGTCAAGTTGTTTCCAAGGTTACCTGCAATCAAAATAAATCCAAGATTAGATTAATCCCTCATATGAACTCTATATGACTCTAAGACGACGAgctatgtaattatattttctcaCTTTTCATAACGGATGTTTCGAAAATTTAGTACGTAGCTATATTCTATAGAAATTTACgctatgtgttattttaaaatctaaatttaatattttttacttttattgagtTTTGATGTTGATCTTTATCATATCAGTGTTTATAGTTGATGAATTTGTTTCCATTAAATTCGTTTTCTATTCCATGCTCTTTgactttatcaattttaattctaGAGGTAAATTAATTATAGATGGTTTAACCATTACAGCCTTGGACATTAgatgattttatatttactaattcaataaaaacacgtCTTCTTTAAACATTGGTGAGtaagttaaatggatttaaattgAAATTCCATTGTAGATATTACAATGGACATTaggtatttttaaatcaataaaatagagtttatttattaatgcttACCAAGCTCCTGAGGAAGAAGAAGCAGAACTTTGTGCCGACGAATGGGAGAAAGATCCACCGCCTCCACGTCCACCGCAGGTGGAACAACTGCCACCGCCGCCGCCGCCTCCAGGGTATCCACTTCCGCCACCCCCGAGCTGGTTGCCCCCTTGGAAGCCTCCTCCGCCACAACCGCCTCCACCACAGCCTCCACCGCCATAAGGATAACCACCTCCACCGCCGCTGGAGGGATAACCACCTCCGCCTCCACCTGAGGGGTATCCACCCCCACCGCCGCCACCGGGATAATAGCCTCCACCTCCACCTGAGGGGTAGCCACCGCCGCCTTTCTTAATAGGGATGATAACAGTGATCGGTCCTCCACCACCTCCACAACCACCACTGCCAcaacctcctcctcctcctcctccactGGGATAACTGAAACAAAGACATATCGAGTTACACCTATCTCAACCAATAGTTATTTTCTtaagaagaaagagaaaatacCTAAATTATTTATTCGAATTGTAACCATTCCCAAACCTTCAAATCTctgcaatttatttattgaataaagatttttgtaaacACTTGGATTCCTAATCTTCTtaactaaaacttatttttcGTGTATTTTAATCTTATCAGCCAGTAAAAAAATCGACAAAAACAATGACATTTGAAAGCCAAAGTTATATCACAGAAGCTGGGGTCTCCATCGTCTATACGGCCCTAAAGAATTATTCAAATCCAGCAATCCATATTATTTGAACAGAGCAGCCATTTACACCGCGACTAAACATAGacagatttgaaaaagtataggTAGAGACGTTTATAACTGTAGACACAACAAATATAGAATTGAAAATAGCACTGAAAAAGGTTGTGAGATGGTATAGTTATCACTCGTGTGATAATTATAACTCTATTTACTTAATCTAGGTCAACATTGCAAGATTTGAAAAAATCACTTTTCtaaggatatttataaaattatttaaatttattaaacatagcTTATAGACGaacttttatttaagtattttggtTTATAGTGAATAAACACTTGCATATAGTAGgcctaaatttaataaaaataaaataaacaaataaaatagtgtgtgtgtgttataagaAGATAATAAGAAAGTTTTATACTATGGAAAACACCTAGTTAGTGTAAGTAGAATGAGAAGTAACGGTAGAagttaaacttaacaaattatgCTGTATAATTAACGTTTTCTAATACACCATACAAACTTCTATGGTGTATAATCTACATATATTGATTTGAGTATTATTTCTCAAACCTGGTCGTAATTAATcagaatgaaaatattaataatatggtaTTCGGTTCTATGTATatgaaaatctttaataattacttaCCCTCCTCCTCCTCCATATCCACCTCCACCTCCGTATCCATAACCCCCACACACTGGACAATAGCCGCCGCCATAGCTCTTGTGCTTGTGATGGGTAGGTGATCGCCTAAGTCTCGCCAACAGAGGGGAGTCTACCACTTTTTCCTAGTGAtagaaatataatactataacGTGTGTTATTCATAACACAGTCTATAATGATATCGAGTACAATTAAATTGTAGCAGTTGCTTCCTAAACcttttggttgaatatttttgttttggatttatttttaatttcacactcaaatgttttaatatgaaagCCTGTATTCGTATGGTATAAAACGTCGTTATGAAAATCTGGGTTATGAGTAGTGACCCTATCTATACCCTTTGCTAAGTCAGATCATATTCTTTCTAAGGTCTTAACCCACTGACGTAGACATTGCaccattaaaagaaagaaacataGTTAAAACACCTCTAATAGTATAGATCGGCAcacaataataaagtataattcactaaaaataaaagatacagtGCTAGTAGTAAAAGTGCAATCTTTTGTAATTTGCAGTAAACTACTTGAGGAACTCCGTCACTGTATTTTTAATGTCGGTTACTTGGTTTTCGTGATTATTTCACCttcgttttttattttcattgatttcacttaaaaataactgtaaattgcATATATTCGTGTTTGATAATCTGAGAATTCGTATGTTAATACACTGTCAACATAATGCTAACGACTAAGAGAGATTAGGCAATAGAAGAATTATAGTGTACCTTTTACATTTACTAAGTATACTTGAAGGGAACAAAGAACCAGCTATATTGATGGTAATCAAACTATTCATACGAAAGAGTACATATTTATGAGCATtacaataaacaatgaaattgtaCTTTTCATGTTATCTTCAAGtcatgttttaaacaatacatggACGATACAAGTCCGTCTCGAGATGTTTAAAATTCACATCATTCACCAACACTTAGTTTTGTTTGAATAGTTTGATTTACAACCTCAAATATGCACGTCAACATAAAACCCATAAATGTCATTGGCCAACAGCAGTGTTTAGTTGCAGTGTACTCAAATTTGATTTACACGTTACAACGTTACCAACATAATCCGTATAACCTGATCTTGTAGTTTTGTAAAGCATAATAATCGTATCTACTTTAACCatgtatacattaaaaacacaaatctacccccaaaaaataaaaaacaaatttagtttgcAAGAGTTTATTTAGACTTATCTTTATAAGATATGAACTATTccttgttaaaatttattattgactgtGGTTGACTTTGGGAGGACAACataattttggacattttaatcgttatatgttacaagaataGACATTACATTTACAGGACTGGactctaatctcttcttcagatgtAAAACTACTTAATACACAGGGAGGCGAAAACAAATCAATATGGACAACGGGATctctaatgtaaaaaattatgaattaatttcgTATTTcaacatatgatttaattcaaaaatatccagttattataaaaaatgttaaaacacatatttaattgAATGAACACAGTAAAtccattttttagaaaaatacttatataatataaatatgggCACATTATTATACCATAATTAAGTTTTAGTACTTTATTcgtaaaaataatcttaaaaagtatataattctTCATAAGAAAACATACAACATACAATAAAAGTTTGAACCATGTATGAGTTGAACTGACCAAACGGCGTTTTTAAAAGAGATATATTAACTATGAAATGTGCATAAGAGATCTTCATTACAAACTTACATGATTGTGTGCATCGGCTTCTAAGCTGAGAGTTTGAAGGTTGCTGTCTTCtgaaaaatatagtgttttaatGATAATACTGAGAAATAACCAAAATGttctcattttaaataatgatatggttaattttataaataaccaaatgTATGACTTTTTAAGGATTTTGATGTGAATcatcaatgttttaaaagtttgacGTAAAGCCATGTAAACGAAAAAGTAAACTATACGCTCAcgtgttaaattaattatcatataaaccATATTTGCTGTGCTAAAATTAAATACTCTTACACAAAAGAAGTCGAAGTACAGAAATGCTTACATTACGCAAAATATGAAACTGGGCTCAGAAAAGATTTTGTACATAATTAAAGATGAAGTGtctggaaatttatttttattcactgatTTCCTggtgaagaaataaaattatatatatatataattatattatatatatataatataatccctgcttttattttttattcttcaagatttaaattaatattaaattttaccattacacttaaatatatgtgttatgtGACTGTAATTTCACATGATATAAAAAGGCGTGACACAGTGAAAATAAAAAGACCTTTGGGTCATCAAAAGcgcacaaatattttaaagagattaCAACTGATTGCAAATTTCTGGATAAAATTAGATTTGCTTGCAACTTAGAGAGAAATATATCATACGTCAGGATATAAACGAGTTTAACACGTGCTCTCTTCTAGACCTTGAAGAACTCGGGAGTACAGAAATAAACAATGACGTTGTACTTTTGCTATTATTGTCAAGTCGTTTGTTACAATGCTCATCATAAATTCTCGTTGACCCTCTGAAGACTAACGCCGATCTTCATGTATCGTTAAATAGCACAGAGTAATAGACGTCATTGATAGCCGTAGAAGGGTTAAGATATGTCAGAATGTCACCAACAATCAATATATCtgtcaatatatgtatatacaccaACTTGAAACCTATAAACGTCATTggttaaactaatatttattttgatttaatcaagATCAATGAGCAATGGTATTAGAAAACATATCGCCGTCTATATTTCTTTATGAAGTCACTGTTGAAGAATACGAGTTAGGAATAGAGTTAAGCGACGGATTGTTAATTCCTTTTCTTCGCCATAGCTTGAGAACTTATATGTATCCTTGataggaatatatttattaacgtcTGTTTTAAAGACTTCTGAATCTGATAAATGGCGAAATtgtattaatggtaaataatTATCACAGTGTCCATTATTGTTTTTGGTATGTAGGTGGGAAGTACGTCATCCTGTCCTGGAAGGCAAAATTTATCCCCCAAATTTAGAAGTGATGAAGACTGAGGTCACGTGACGGAAAAAGGGTCCATTCTGAAGATATTAACTCCTCACAATGGCTTTCGCTGACCTCTGGTATGTTTGggaaaaaataatttgtcaaGTAGTATGAACTTTTCCAAGTTGGGAGCTTCAAATTTCCGAAGAATGCTATAGATAAAAAGCGATAACACCGACTATGCCTACCCTCAGAATCGCTTAAAGATTAATTATCCAggtaataattcttaaaatttgtGATAAGGTGACATGTGCCTGGTTTACCTAATATGGGACAAGGATATTAGTATTTTTTCTAGTAAGCATTCTTAAGTATGCTTGGAGAACTTTACCATTGCATTCACGAAGTTCGTAAATCTCAAAACGAAAAGGAGGGTGTTGGGGCAAGAATTCGGTAATGACCGAGATAAGCTGTGCGAGATAGTCTCTCGAACCTGTGCTATCTATATCTACAATGCAAACTTTAGGTTCCACACATTAGACTAAGAATTTACCTGCTGCCTGTCATTATGGATTCACTGATACTTTCAATCCATAAAGTTGGAAATAAATTGGTTATTTACAAGAAAAGTCGTATGGCACTGGCAGGATTAGAAACGGCATCACCACCGATACACCCTACCACTACCTTAAAAAGTATATCAATCAACATTAATGCTATCATTCTTTTTGTGGAGGATTGATGAGCTTAAATTAAAAACCACACTCCCCAGTGCCTAATTCATGTTTCCCGCAAATACAGCAATGTAGAATTTTTAGAATAAGTTCATTTTGTTTACAAGCGTACAAGTTATGAAAACCTATGTCGTTTTAGGTCAATCCAATGAATCTTaggtatataatataacataacaaaaggtcagtcattaaaatttaaaatatcaaatttatcttTAACCTGTTTACGTCTATAGATTAAACAAATCCGAGAAAATCTTATATGAGTTCAACAGGCCTTTTACATGGTAATTAGGCTAATTATCTACTGGAGCTAACTTACCCGCGCTCTGAGGCTTCGCCCACCCTAGGGTCACCAGGCACCCGACAGCCACCCAGGATAGCACCCAGGACACTCGCATGGCTATCGTCGGCGTGTACTACTACTGTCCAGACCTGCCCGCTCAGGCTTTTATCTGAGGGTCAGCCGAGTCCCGCGAACTGCTCGCCAAGACGTACATGAGAGTCATGACGGAAATCCCGCGAACTGGCTACCAGCTGATTGACCAAGGTCATGGCCAGATGATGTGCAAATAAAGCACTAATCGACCACTGTTGGAGTGCTCGAACATCAAGCGGGCATTACCGCTCTCGAGTGTGTACAGAATATGTCAAGTGGGTGACCAGGATGTGTTCGCAGAATTCTTGGAAGCTGTCATTCACAACTGGAGAAAAGACTGGTGCTGCGTGGCTGCATCACTTTCTAGAAAGTATGCTGTTAACATGCATAGTCCTAAAGGACTCAAGAATTCTATACAGCATACACATAGGTATACTTAATTTTGGACTATTGAGACTTTTGACCCTCAGGAAATTACAAATGTTAGTCAAGATTTTGTTAGAGCTCAGTCAGTGAGCTTTTATAGTTTCCGGTACTAATGTCTTTAAATCCCGACAATTCTCTGTGTTTCAGTTTCAGCGTCTAAAACCTTTAATTGTATAGAAACTATTAAAACTTCATGgctgaaattaataaaacctatAACTTGCTACATCTAAGTAATTTATGATACTGACATATTCTATGAATAAATAACTGCATTGGCTAAGGCAAGGAGTAACTACAGTAGGGGTTTTCTGAAAACCTACCAATCGCTTATAAAATCGAGAGAATAAAGATAAAGCTCTGGCTCAAAAGCTAGAAACTGTTAGGACCTTGATAAGCCACATATGGGGCATGCTAGCTTTTAGGTAACAGTTCGTTTGAAATGAGCCATGGCAAAGTTTATGTAAGATCGAAAACGACAACAGTATGGTACTTAACTAGAGGTACGTAAGTGAAAGGAACTGTTAATATTTgagttcaaaaatgtaaatttgtttaccCATGGAGTTTTTGTACGAAACACACTTAAGTTGGAGGACTTTCTTCAAGGAACAGGTAGAAATTTTCTTGCGTTTTGTATCTAATATTTGTTTTCAGTCTGGTGTAGCTGAGGACGTTGGTGTTCACAGAACCACAgaatgtaaaagtgttttgttGGATAAAATTACAGATAAAGctaattttgtaattactttcCATCAACAGGTAAAGAAATATACGAAACAAAGGTCTTATAGCAAAGAATGTTTACCAACTGTATTTCGTGCGCTAGATTGCAGTTAGACTTGGAAGACTTACTATTTTTAGTGGAGAGTGGTCAGGATGTGTGCAAGATGCAAATATTTGGCACAGAATTCCAGTTAGGAACATCCATTTCTGAGAATTTTGCACCGGAAGCTTCAACAAACCCATCTTTCAATGGGCTCCACCCTCCACCAAAGTACAGTCAGTTCTAAAGAACAGTTATCACACGCGTATAACCTCTTTTGGTGAGGAAGAGGTGGCACGCATCATACAGagtttaatgtgtgtgtgtgtgtgtgtgtgtgtgtgtgtgtgtgtgtgtgtgtgtgtgtgtgtttattatagaaataacaataatatcaatattattgttatttgtattattgaagAGGACTTCACAGCTTTAacttaattttgcaaattaaaataagatatcctTGAACTTGTAAATCCCATACGTCATTTGCGGACACTATTCTGACCGCATCATATGACATAATTAATTACGCTTGTGCAACGCTCTGCAGTATTTTCCTCTCAACAGCCATAATCAATCATCTAACCGCTCTCGCTTGCATCATTCTCGCTACTACTTGAAGCCGCACATATAAAAAGGTAACTTAAAGACAAGATTTTGAGCGATTGAGATTTTGGCTTGTCTTCAGAACAGCCAAAGCCAAAGCAACGCTGGCAGAAATTTACGTGTGCTATTCGAAGACACTGgctcaaaatttgatgaaaatatctTCCGACCCTTTACTTGTGCtgattttttccaaatattagtAAACACAGTTTTAGGAGAAGTAACCATTAAACAAAACCTCGTTAAATTGTTTGACGTGAGTGAACGCTGGAACTACATTCAACAGACTATGAGTACCTCCATCAGGTTTatgtgtacaatatttacaactgttaaagaaaatatttaaagtgtgaAATATACACAAACATAAGGTATTTAAATGGCCAGTTCCgtgtatttttaaacaacaaaatagcttatttatattttatataagaaacaaaGGAAATAAGATGTTGAAAATATGATTGtatattgtgaaaaaattgtTAGATATCTAAGTTATTATCTTATAGACAACTGGTCGGCACTAACACACACAAAGACAATTATATTACTATACTTTTTATTGGCCTcataatttcatagttttaatttcagttttgaaTATCCAAAAGTCtactttttatcttttatattaaaacgtatTGAACGAGAGAGCTATAATGTCCTTGTTCGTTATCTTGAAGTGAACAAGAATTAACTTTACAAAGAGTTTAGACAGTttcgttaatttaaatttataaatcgttATGATTAACACATATATCGCGATACTTAAAGTGAAACACTCTTTATACAAGAGTTAAGCGGAATTATGTAAAATGAGAAAGAGAAGAACATTGAAAGAAATAAGGGATCACATAATATGagagaatacaataaaaatatgaggCAAAAGAAAGAATAAAATGTAGAACAAAATCAACatacagtattatatattatagatttacaaatttataacaaatacattaaaagACAAAGAGTGTATTTCAAATTTAGGCCAGATGAATTATTTGAAGAATAacgtaaatttgtaaaacttacCAATTGTAAGATTTACCAAGctctatttaataattatcaacaCTAAGTAAACACTGGAGAGGGGACTCAAAGGAGAAAGAAGGAAAATAAGGTGTTCCCAAAATTGGTTAAGCATTACTGTTtgcttgattttattattattaattccaaGCAACTACTAGCGAAATCCCACTTACGCGCGAGGCGAAGGCAAGCGTGGAAATTGCTATCGAGCCCCGCAATATAATTTCCGAGACGATTCTTGAACGATACTTTGATCACAATGCAAAAAagcacaaacatttttttaatatcatctgACATTTTATAGTTTAGTGATTGTTCTTTCATAATAgaatttaaagctattttatcattcattttttgttaaatcCGACTGTTCAAATAAGACTGAAATCATATAAAGGAATCACATTAATTGTTTATACAGGAAAAGTGATGCATACTTATGGAGAGAATGTTTTATTTAGGGAACATAATGTTTGGGAGAAGTGAAGTCAGCTGAATTAGCTACGAGGAAAACGACGACATTCACAGATCTCAAGTGCATTGGGAAATAGCCCATTACTACATAGAGTGATGAAAAgaacaattatttactttaaaggtAGTGGCAATATTTTTGACAGATGTTAGAGTCACAAACATACAATGTCACATTACTTTGTATGTGCATGAATAAATCAGCTGTCAATGTGTGGTGCATatgctaattttatttcaagtgatattatctaacttttattatagatGACAACAGTAATGAATTAAAACCAACAATTAGTTTCTTCTAGATTTTACTTTATGAACGCATGATTCCGAAGAATGagagaattataattaaaattagtttcctTAGATAAGgtgggacggcatatttacagtagcggAAGGAACAAAGACGGAGGGGTCGCTCCGTGACTACAAGTTtaggaaacaagcgagcgcagtgaACCCATGACCATAGTAAATGAAACCACAAAGCAATACACCAGACAGTTAATGCAAGTGTTTATGTTAGCAAATAGTCAGGAGTCGCATCTGTTTTTCACTGATGAGGCACACGATACTGATTAGgcatacaaatattaatacaatgcCTAGACTAAACCAAGGAAGTAGGATGACATATCGGACAGGGATAGGAAAGCGAGAGGACCCACTGTACTATGATGGTACACAAAAAGGCTTTAAGCCGGGTGCCCCGCAAATTAGGCATGCAATTATTTTCCATCAATTATACTAGTATTATTCATTAGTTAATTCAGTTTAGAAAAGTCtattgtagtttataaataagCTTAAAATACCATAGGACTCGTCTGTGATCATACATTCTACATCATCCGAGATTTTCCTAATTTAAAactttaggattcctccacaTTGGCTTAAAATAGTTCACATATTACTGAAATCGTTAGTGATGCAATTTACAAGGAACTCAAAGAAATTCGAATTGTTATTTGTTTGCTAGACTATTTATGATATTTGTGTCACTCTCCCAACTCAGGGCAGCAAATCTTGCTTTCCAAACTTCAAGTTCAACTATTATGAAGTTAGTTTCAACTGGTTATGGATCAGCAGATTGGATTTTTTGTCGCTATTACTTTATCTCTATAGTGacttgtttacaaagtatatACCTGTGACTTTCCCATTGTTTGGCATAAATGCATTTAGCATGAAGCCGCGTTTGAGAATTAGTACTGGACAATTCCACATTTTATCCTTAcccatttttatttgagtttgatTAAAATATGGCATATATTTCCTGGTTTTAATACCTGAAATTCTATaacagtgataaaatatttttcattttaattttttctcacGTGGAATCATCCTAATACTCCTAAAATACTCTCCAACAAAAAATCGATTGCATCAATTTAACACGAACAGATCTCACGATACATGCTCGTACATCGTGAGACAACAGTGTACAGCACAGTAGGCTACAACAGCGTGTAAACCACAACACATCATCTCCACTTACCGCCTAATTGTGAATGACGCTACTCCTTCATTCTTGTACAGATTATATCAGACTTACCTCATCAGTATCAAACAACTGCTCTTGTGCAACAATACTGCTCGACCCAACAGTGTACAGCACAGTAGGCTACAACAGCGTGTAAACCACAACACATCATCTCCACTTACCGCCTAATTGTGAATGACGCTACTCCTTCATTCTTGTACAGATTATATCAGACTTACCTCATCAGTATCAAACAACTGCTCTTGTGCAACAACACTGCTCGACCCAACAGTGTACAGCACAGTAGGCTACAACAGCGTGTAAACCACAACACATCATCTCCACTTACCGCCTAATTGTGAATGACGCTACTCCTTCATTCTTGTACAGATTATATCAGACTTACCTCATCAGTATCAAACAACTGCTCTTGTGCAACAATACTGCTCGACCCAACAGTGTACAGCACAGTAGGCTACAACAGCGTGTAAACCACAACACATCATCTCCACTTACCGCCTAATTGTGAATGACGCTACTCCTTCATTCTTGTACAGATTATATCAGACTTACCTCATCAGTATCAAACAACTGCTCTTGTGCAACAACACTGCTCGACCCAACAGTGTACAGCACAGTAGGCTACAACAGCGTGTAAACCACAACACATCATCTCCACTTACCGCCTAAT
Proteins encoded in this region:
- the LOC124362346 gene encoding acanthoscurrin-2-like, whose amino-acid sequence is MRVSWVLSWVAVGCLVTLGWAKPQSAEDSNLQTLSLEADAHNHEKVVDSPLLARLRRSPTHHKHKSYGGGYCPVCGGYGYGGGGGYGGGGGYPSGGGGGGGCGSGGCGGGGGPITVIIPIKKGGGGYPSGGGGGYYPGGGGGGGYPSGGGGGGYPSSGGGGGYPYGGGGCGGGGCGGGGFQGGNQLGGGGSGYPGGGGGGGSCSTCGGRGGGGSFSHSSAQSSASSSSGAW